A window from Plodia interpunctella isolate USDA-ARS_2022_Savannah chromosome 2, ilPloInte3.2, whole genome shotgun sequence encodes these proteins:
- the stj gene encoding voltage-dependent calcium channel subunit alpha-2/delta-3 isoform X4: MCKRVGNTVLLLLLLVLDSRDCIASPHYDGKILLNSVQAWAVKLGTELYHFGEFITRKKEVQDSFKSAQIESRDGEKLVQSMSDDIRAMMELKISAVKRIVEAAENMAFDKQNEPVPEDFKFYNSKEMEEPVDEISISTTPETDFGMENWISRPPTKNAHMQQNPHFSHIPVNTNFSSVHVPTNVYAWAPEVIKGIHWSEGLDTHFINNYQSDPTLSWQYFGSSTGFMRHYPAMKWRADPVDIYDCRTRAWYMEAAASPKDVVILVDRSGSMTGQRRDIAKHVVTNILDTLGNNDFVNVMTFADTVEEIVPCFEDSLVQATLGNLRELKLALDNFETMEIANFSAALTRAFELLEIYRNNSGGANCNQAIMLVTDGVPYNYKEIFEKFNWKYDTPVRVFTYLIGREVKVADVREVKWMACANRGFYVHLSTLAEVRERVLEHVNVLARPLVLQREKHPVVWTPVYANITDPKVADYLWEQRERAEQKERFMSQRRDKALFNSEKEQERRWRITQMKQGQYSELGNSQYQLMTSVSMPVYDLRHNENITENVLINEAYWVSVTKESVEENGHKEMRIARLLGVAGTDVPLSEIQALMTPYKIGVNGYAFIVTNNGYILIHPDLRPVFQQILKPSYNSVDMVEVELFDDDRSPRNFSKELTALRKEIIDQKTGNKMMSIKYHLEDFKRVSRAKKHYFWTGISDSPFTLVVAIPENYGRHRITPPPTDDIHRLSLTSKNISARQYLSEKWSVHPDWMYCRHYEHTFSSPEEELLYFLERVAKPGWRWPAKPKPPEHHKNKQGHERHNNGTPETKERSKVTNNTPRNEYYCDHGLMQALVYDARNTAWFNKSISESASDEKAVEFIQRFGYIVAFLSTHSGLTRWQTHPPKEHGDNDKQEFGKQFPRAIDEVWYRRAVDQHYIDPLSYVYSVELNTAKYPLNVSSAMVTAAHAVFHSDGHRKAPAAVVGFQFKHERLTEWFENITSSCEHNKECVTCLSENWDCYLVDSNGWVVVSEDSNQTGQFFGKIRPDVMGRLIEEDIYKAVHLVDYQAVCFREKKVANPATSLLTPLENIRLLVGWFLTTSVWLFNTIASGMAQASSYTMDDEYVTPTAYQSYENDEENDENYMLKPPSRITERDFEKLVLINRTRPTPCDREVYLYQLEYSNLDDKLNKPVSDCNRPFYAQLVNYTNMLMIVVDALCPKEEVPVLSVDATEVNYNESLPCLKHMHPLYRKQPMSCIRNHTEESNIDMCGRGSMPQNLFWIPLIMLYLLRCF, from the exons ATGTGCAAGCGGGTCGGAAATACTGTATTATTGCTTCTTCTCTTGGTACTAGACTCGAGGGATTGCATCGCAAGCCCTCATTATGATGGCAAAATTCTTCTTAACTC CGTGCAGGCATGGGCGGTCAAACTTGGTACGGAGTTGTATCATTTTGGCGAATTTATCACCAGGAAGAAAGAAGTACAAGAT agCTTCAAGTCAGCTCAGATAGAATCAAGAGATGGAGAAAAGTTAGTCCAAAGTATGTCAGACGATATTCGCGCCATGATGGAACTAAAAATTAGTGCAGTGAAGAGAATTGTAGAAGCAGCTGAAAATATGGCCTTTGACAAACAAAACGAGCCCGTACCTGAAGactttaagttttataatagcAAGGAAATGGAGGAACCAGTGGATGAGATATCCATCAGCACAACACCAGAAACGGATTTTGGGATGGAGAACTGGATATCGCGGCCACCTACCAAAAACGCGCATATGCAACAAAACCCGCATTTTTCACACATTCCAGTTAACACTAATTTTAGCAGCGTACATGTCCCTACAAATGTTTATGCTTGGg CACCAGAAGTAATTAAGGGAATACATTGGTCAGAAGGACTAGACACACATTTCATCAATAATTACCAAAGCGATCCAACTCTTTCATGGCAGTACTTTGGCAGTTCCACAGGATTTATGAGGCATTATCCAG caaTGAAATGGAGAGCCGACCCTGTTGATATTTACGATTGTCGAACGAGGGCTTGGTACATGGAAGCGGCAGCAAGTCCCAAAGACGTGGTGATCCTAGTGGATCGCAGTGGATCGATGACGGGTCAAAGAAGAGATATAGCCAAACATGTAGTCACTAATATTTTGGATACTCTTggaaataatgattttgttaATGTGATGACATTTGCTGATACCGTTGAGGAAATTGTACCCTGCTTTGAAGATTCGCTTGTACAG gCTACTTTAGGAAATCTTCGAGAATTGAAGTTAGCATTagataattttgaaacaatgGAAATAGCTAACTTTTCAGCCGCATTGACAAGAGCATTtgaacttcttgaaatttatagaaataatagtGGAGGAGCTAACTGTAATcag GCTATTATGCTGGTCACAGATGGAGTTCCTTATAATTATAAGGAGATATTTGAGAAGTTCAACTGGAAGTACGATACCCCGGTGAGGGTGTTTACGTACCTGATAGGGCGCGAGGTAAAG GTGGCGGATGTGAGAGAGGTGAAGTGGATGGCGTGTGCCAATCGGGGGTTCTACGTTCATCTGAGTACTCTAGCGGAGGTGCGCGAGCGGGTGCTGGAGCATGTGAACGTGCTAGCTCGACCTCTCGTGCTGCAGAGAGAAAAACATCCTGTGGTCTGGACGCCGGTTTATGCAAATATTACG GATCCTAAAGTTGCGGATTATTTATGGGAACAACGTGAGAGGGCAGAACAAAAGGAACGGTTTATGAGTCAACGGAGAGACAAAGCACTTTTTAATTCTGAAAAGGAACAGGAAAGACGATGGAGAATCACTCAG ATGAAACAAGGTCAATATAGCGAATTGGGAAATTCACAATATCAATTGATGACTTCTGTATCGATGCCTGTTTATGATCTACGTCATAACGAG AACATCACAGAGAATGTACTGATAAATGAAGCTTACTGGGTATCAGTTACAAAAGAG TCCGTAGAGGAGAACGGCCATAAGGAG ATGCGTATAGCTAGATTATTAGGCGTAGCTGGAACTGATGTGCCGTTATCAGAAATCCAAGCTCTCATGACACCATATAAg ATTGGTGTCAACGGCTATGCCTTCATAGTTACAAATAATggatacattttaattcatcCTGACCTTAGACCCGTG TTTCAGCAAATATTAAAACCGAGTTATAACAGCGTAGACATGGTAGAAGTAGAATTATTCGATGACGATAGAAGTCCAAGGAATTTTAGCAAGGAGTTGACTGCG CTTCGTAAGGAAATAATTGATCAAAAGACGGGGAACAAAATGATGAGTATCAAATATCACCTGGAAGACTTT AAAAGAGTATCGCGGGCCAAAAAGCATTACTTCTGGACGGGGATCAGCGACTCGCCATTCACGTTGGTGGTGGCCATCCCAGAGAACTATGGCAGACACCGAATAACGCCACCACCGACGGATGACATCCATAGGCTCTCGCTGACgtccaaaaatatatctgcTCGCCAGTACTTGTCTGAAAAATGGAGCGTTCACCCTGACTG GATGTACTGCCGTCATTACGAGCACACATTCTCGTCTCCCGAGGAAGAGCTGCTGTATTTCCTGGAGCGCGTGGCTAAGCCAGGGTGGCGGTGGCCGGCCAAGCCCAAACCGCCGGAGCATCACAAGAATAAGCAGGGCCACGAGCGACATAACAACG GAACTCCTGAAACGAAGGAACGCAGCAAGGTTACAAACAACACTCCAAGGAACGAATATTATT gCGATCACGGACTGATGCAGGCTTTGGTGTACGACGCTCGAAACACCGCTTGGTTTAACAAGAGCATTTCAGAGTCGGCTTCCGATGAAAAGgc GGTGGAATTCATCCAGCGATTCGGGTACATCGTCGCCTTCCTCTCCACACACAGCGGCCTCACGCGCTGGCAGACGCACCCGCCGAAAGAACATGGCGACAACGACAA ACAAGAATTTGGCAAGCAATTCCCGCGCGCCATCGACGAGGTGTGGTACCGGCGCGCGGTCGACCAACACTACATCGACCCGCTGAGCTACGTGTACAGCGTGGAGCTGAACACTGCCAAGTACCCTCTCAACGTCAGCTCGGCTATGGTGACCGCCGCGCACGCCGTATTCCACAGTGACGGGCACAGGAAAGCCCCCGCCGCTGTCGTCGGCTTTCAGTTCAAGCATGAGAGGCTTACTGAATGGTTCGAGAATATTACGTCTTCT TGTGAACACAATAAAGAATGTGTGACGTGTCTGTCGGAGAACTGGGACTGCTACCTGGTTGATAGCAATGGCTGGGTGGTGGTTAGTGAAGATTCAAACCAAACTGGACAGTTCTTTGGGAAA ATTCGACCAGATGTTATGGGAAGACTGATTGAAGAAGACATTTACAAAGCTGTTCACCTGGTGGACTACCAGGCTGTTTGCTTTAGAGAAAAGAAAGTCGCCAATCCTGCCACCTCTTTGTTAACG CCTCTAGAGAACATCCGTCTGTTAGTGGGTTGGTTCCTGACCACCAGCGTTTGGCTCTTCAACACCATCGCATCAGGGATGGCACAAGCGTCAAGTTATACAATGGATGACG AGTATGTTACACCCACTG CATACCAGAGCTACGAGAACGATGAAGAAAACGATGAGAACTACATGTTGAAGCCGCCTTCTCGGATCACTGAGCGAGACTTCGAGAAACTAGTTCTGATCAACAGGACTCGCCCGACTCCTTGCGATAGGGAAGTTTACTTGTACCAGCTCGAGTATAGCAATTTGGACGACAAACTGAACAAACCAGTCTCAGATTGCAATAGACCTTTTTATGCTCAGTTGGTGAATTATACCAACATGCTTATGATAGTTGTTGACGCTTTGTGCCCCAAGGAAGAGGTGCCGGTACTTTCTGTGGACGCGACGGAGGTCAACTACAATGAGTCACTGCCGTGTTTGAAACACATGCACCCATTGTACAGAAAACAGCCGATGTCATGTATCAGGAATCATACTGAG GAGAGCAACATCGACATGTGCGGGCGAGGCAGCATGCCGCAAAACTTGTTCTGGATCCCCCTCATCATGTTGTATCTGCTGCGGTGTTTTTGA
- the stj gene encoding voltage-dependent calcium channel subunit alpha-2/delta-3 isoform X5, protein MCKRVGNTVLLLLLLVLDSRDCIASPHYDGKILLNSVQAWAVKLGTELYHFGEFITRKKEVQDSFKSAQIESRDGEKLVQSMSDDIRAMMELKISAVKRIVEAAENMAFDKQNEPVPEDFKFYNSKEMEEPVDEISISTTPETDFGMENWISRPPTKNAHMQQNPHFSHIPVNTNFSSVHVPTNVYAWAPEVIKGIHWSEGLDTHFINNYQSDPTLSWQYFGSSTGFMRHYPAMKWRADPVDIYDCRTRAWYMEAAASPKDVVILVDRSGSMTGQRRDIAKHVVTNILDTLGNNDFVNVMTFADTVEEIVPCFEDSLVQATLGNLRELKLALDNFETMEIANFSAALTRAFELLEIYRNNSGGANCNQAIMLVTDGVPYNYKEIFEKFNWKYDTPVRVFTYLIGREVKVADVREVKWMACANRGFYVHLSTLAEVRERVLEHVNVLARPLVLQREKHPVVWTPVYANITDPKVADYLWEQRERAEQKERFMSQRRDKALFNSEKEQERRWRITQMKQGQYSELGNSQYQLMTSVSMPVYDLRHNENITENVLINEAYWVSVTKEMRIARLLGVAGTDVPLSEIQALMTPYKIGVNGYAFIVTNNGYILIHPDLRPVFQQILKPSYNSVDMVEVELFDDDRSPRNFSKELTALRKEIIDQKTGNKMMSIKYHLEDFKRVSRAKKHYFWTGISDSPFTLVVAIPENYGRHRITPPPTDDIHRLSLTSKNISARQYLSEKWSVHPDWMYCRHYEHTFSSPEEELLYFLERVAKPGWRWPAKPKPPEHHKNKQGHERHNNGTPETKERSKVTNNTPRNEYYCDHGLMQALVYDARNTAWFNKSISESASDEKAVEFIQRFGYIVAFLSTHSGLTRWQTHPPKEHGDNDKQEFGKQFPRAIDEVWYRRAVDQHYIDPLSYVYSVELNTAKYPLNVSSAMVTAAHAVFHSDGHRKAPAAVVGFQFKHERLTEWFENITSSCEHNKECVTCLSENWDCYLVDSNGWVVVSEDSNQTGQFFGKIRPDVMGRLIEEDIYKAVHLVDYQAVCFREKKVANPATSLLTPLENIRLLVGWFLTTSVWLFNTIASGMAQASSYTMDDEYVTPTAYQSYENDEENDENYMLKPPSRITERDFEKLVLINRTRPTPCDREVYLYQLEYSNLDDKLNKPVSDCNRPFYAQLVNYTNMLMIVVDALCPKEEVPVLSVDATEVNYNESLPCLKHMHPLYRKQPMSCIRNHTEESNIDMCGRGSMPQNLFWIPLIMLYLLRCF, encoded by the exons ATGTGCAAGCGGGTCGGAAATACTGTATTATTGCTTCTTCTCTTGGTACTAGACTCGAGGGATTGCATCGCAAGCCCTCATTATGATGGCAAAATTCTTCTTAACTC CGTGCAGGCATGGGCGGTCAAACTTGGTACGGAGTTGTATCATTTTGGCGAATTTATCACCAGGAAGAAAGAAGTACAAGAT agCTTCAAGTCAGCTCAGATAGAATCAAGAGATGGAGAAAAGTTAGTCCAAAGTATGTCAGACGATATTCGCGCCATGATGGAACTAAAAATTAGTGCAGTGAAGAGAATTGTAGAAGCAGCTGAAAATATGGCCTTTGACAAACAAAACGAGCCCGTACCTGAAGactttaagttttataatagcAAGGAAATGGAGGAACCAGTGGATGAGATATCCATCAGCACAACACCAGAAACGGATTTTGGGATGGAGAACTGGATATCGCGGCCACCTACCAAAAACGCGCATATGCAACAAAACCCGCATTTTTCACACATTCCAGTTAACACTAATTTTAGCAGCGTACATGTCCCTACAAATGTTTATGCTTGGg CACCAGAAGTAATTAAGGGAATACATTGGTCAGAAGGACTAGACACACATTTCATCAATAATTACCAAAGCGATCCAACTCTTTCATGGCAGTACTTTGGCAGTTCCACAGGATTTATGAGGCATTATCCAG caaTGAAATGGAGAGCCGACCCTGTTGATATTTACGATTGTCGAACGAGGGCTTGGTACATGGAAGCGGCAGCAAGTCCCAAAGACGTGGTGATCCTAGTGGATCGCAGTGGATCGATGACGGGTCAAAGAAGAGATATAGCCAAACATGTAGTCACTAATATTTTGGATACTCTTggaaataatgattttgttaATGTGATGACATTTGCTGATACCGTTGAGGAAATTGTACCCTGCTTTGAAGATTCGCTTGTACAG gCTACTTTAGGAAATCTTCGAGAATTGAAGTTAGCATTagataattttgaaacaatgGAAATAGCTAACTTTTCAGCCGCATTGACAAGAGCATTtgaacttcttgaaatttatagaaataatagtGGAGGAGCTAACTGTAATcag GCTATTATGCTGGTCACAGATGGAGTTCCTTATAATTATAAGGAGATATTTGAGAAGTTCAACTGGAAGTACGATACCCCGGTGAGGGTGTTTACGTACCTGATAGGGCGCGAGGTAAAG GTGGCGGATGTGAGAGAGGTGAAGTGGATGGCGTGTGCCAATCGGGGGTTCTACGTTCATCTGAGTACTCTAGCGGAGGTGCGCGAGCGGGTGCTGGAGCATGTGAACGTGCTAGCTCGACCTCTCGTGCTGCAGAGAGAAAAACATCCTGTGGTCTGGACGCCGGTTTATGCAAATATTACG GATCCTAAAGTTGCGGATTATTTATGGGAACAACGTGAGAGGGCAGAACAAAAGGAACGGTTTATGAGTCAACGGAGAGACAAAGCACTTTTTAATTCTGAAAAGGAACAGGAAAGACGATGGAGAATCACTCAG ATGAAACAAGGTCAATATAGCGAATTGGGAAATTCACAATATCAATTGATGACTTCTGTATCGATGCCTGTTTATGATCTACGTCATAACGAG AACATCACAGAGAATGTACTGATAAATGAAGCTTACTGGGTATCAGTTACAAAAGAG ATGCGTATAGCTAGATTATTAGGCGTAGCTGGAACTGATGTGCCGTTATCAGAAATCCAAGCTCTCATGACACCATATAAg ATTGGTGTCAACGGCTATGCCTTCATAGTTACAAATAATggatacattttaattcatcCTGACCTTAGACCCGTG TTTCAGCAAATATTAAAACCGAGTTATAACAGCGTAGACATGGTAGAAGTAGAATTATTCGATGACGATAGAAGTCCAAGGAATTTTAGCAAGGAGTTGACTGCG CTTCGTAAGGAAATAATTGATCAAAAGACGGGGAACAAAATGATGAGTATCAAATATCACCTGGAAGACTTT AAAAGAGTATCGCGGGCCAAAAAGCATTACTTCTGGACGGGGATCAGCGACTCGCCATTCACGTTGGTGGTGGCCATCCCAGAGAACTATGGCAGACACCGAATAACGCCACCACCGACGGATGACATCCATAGGCTCTCGCTGACgtccaaaaatatatctgcTCGCCAGTACTTGTCTGAAAAATGGAGCGTTCACCCTGACTG GATGTACTGCCGTCATTACGAGCACACATTCTCGTCTCCCGAGGAAGAGCTGCTGTATTTCCTGGAGCGCGTGGCTAAGCCAGGGTGGCGGTGGCCGGCCAAGCCCAAACCGCCGGAGCATCACAAGAATAAGCAGGGCCACGAGCGACATAACAACG GAACTCCTGAAACGAAGGAACGCAGCAAGGTTACAAACAACACTCCAAGGAACGAATATTATT gCGATCACGGACTGATGCAGGCTTTGGTGTACGACGCTCGAAACACCGCTTGGTTTAACAAGAGCATTTCAGAGTCGGCTTCCGATGAAAAGgc GGTGGAATTCATCCAGCGATTCGGGTACATCGTCGCCTTCCTCTCCACACACAGCGGCCTCACGCGCTGGCAGACGCACCCGCCGAAAGAACATGGCGACAACGACAA ACAAGAATTTGGCAAGCAATTCCCGCGCGCCATCGACGAGGTGTGGTACCGGCGCGCGGTCGACCAACACTACATCGACCCGCTGAGCTACGTGTACAGCGTGGAGCTGAACACTGCCAAGTACCCTCTCAACGTCAGCTCGGCTATGGTGACCGCCGCGCACGCCGTATTCCACAGTGACGGGCACAGGAAAGCCCCCGCCGCTGTCGTCGGCTTTCAGTTCAAGCATGAGAGGCTTACTGAATGGTTCGAGAATATTACGTCTTCT TGTGAACACAATAAAGAATGTGTGACGTGTCTGTCGGAGAACTGGGACTGCTACCTGGTTGATAGCAATGGCTGGGTGGTGGTTAGTGAAGATTCAAACCAAACTGGACAGTTCTTTGGGAAA ATTCGACCAGATGTTATGGGAAGACTGATTGAAGAAGACATTTACAAAGCTGTTCACCTGGTGGACTACCAGGCTGTTTGCTTTAGAGAAAAGAAAGTCGCCAATCCTGCCACCTCTTTGTTAACG CCTCTAGAGAACATCCGTCTGTTAGTGGGTTGGTTCCTGACCACCAGCGTTTGGCTCTTCAACACCATCGCATCAGGGATGGCACAAGCGTCAAGTTATACAATGGATGACG AGTATGTTACACCCACTG CATACCAGAGCTACGAGAACGATGAAGAAAACGATGAGAACTACATGTTGAAGCCGCCTTCTCGGATCACTGAGCGAGACTTCGAGAAACTAGTTCTGATCAACAGGACTCGCCCGACTCCTTGCGATAGGGAAGTTTACTTGTACCAGCTCGAGTATAGCAATTTGGACGACAAACTGAACAAACCAGTCTCAGATTGCAATAGACCTTTTTATGCTCAGTTGGTGAATTATACCAACATGCTTATGATAGTTGTTGACGCTTTGTGCCCCAAGGAAGAGGTGCCGGTACTTTCTGTGGACGCGACGGAGGTCAACTACAATGAGTCACTGCCGTGTTTGAAACACATGCACCCATTGTACAGAAAACAGCCGATGTCATGTATCAGGAATCATACTGAG GAGAGCAACATCGACATGTGCGGGCGAGGCAGCATGCCGCAAAACTTGTTCTGGATCCCCCTCATCATGTTGTATCTGCTGCGGTGTTTTTGA